ctttaaacgcaaaggctatgaatgccttattttgcgctttggacaaaaatgagttcaatcggatttctacgtgcgaaacagctttcgttatttggcaaacacttgaaatcacgcacgagggaactagtagagtcaaagactcgaaagttaacattttattgtatgattttgagctttttcaaatgcaaccaagcgtgactataggcgacatgtacacccgtttcacggatgtcgtcaataatctaagagttcttggtaaatctttttcgaattttgatctcgtaagcaaaatcttaagatcccttccaaaaaggcgggattctaaaataatcgcaatacaagaaacaaaagatttaaatatttttccacttcaaGAACTAATTgagttgttgatgacatatgaaatggtgcacaatgcacatgatgaacaaaatcaccttccaaagaacaggaaggatttggaactccggacaaatggataccacttgagcaatgactcaagtgatgaggacaatgatgaacttgaatttcgaacactaaatcttaataagtttattaaacaaaaatctaaaataaacaataaacttgaacggaggaagaggccaaagaagaggaaggcaaccaaggatgaatcaagaacttccaaagatgaaacgacgaattgggctttaacgggcttcgactacaaggtaagtaactcaactctcttgaattattttgaaattacttgatgttttccataatgcattttctcttttcttttgaataattatttttcttgaaaattatatgttttatgttaatagaataaaatgttagatttaaataatcatatatatgtgcttgagaagcaagaatgtgtattttgatgatttccatattaaccttcaatgatgatgcatggtttttatatggaaggcttgatgatttttttttttaaaccttgtctttggttttcaaacatgatgtatgtttttgacataataacaaaacttgagcatgctaatataaagtcaatcacataaattaaaactaaagaagttttagttatatataagaatcattcaaaattatgttgaatgaaaccattgcataatgatgtaatgaaaatattaaacattttgaaaccatgttttagtgtcatgcataatgatcatgcttaataaattttgaaattatgcatatgaatcttgtgatttatggattattgatttttaccataatgaaagtaccttattaatctttgttgtaataaatcttacactttcggttttaaacattatacatgtttttatttggtataagtgaaataaaatcatatgaattgaaacaactaaaaagaggaaaatattttttccttgaaaaattatttttctctatcctattgatcttgatgtttattatgataaatctatgtataccattttgaatctcttgaaagtaatgttgatattttgatgatttaaatttgaaatgagttttatcaaaatcatgatattgatttcttggaataacatgagattacctttgatgatcattttgattcatggaattttggattcatgacttggtcttacatttgtttatgagatggttgaaatctttgtacgtttgaattcttcccttctcctttcaatttatgcatattatatgttaaagatttaaaaccatgttttggtatcatgcatatctaagaaatattgatgtgacaaattgaataagttgaaaatgaatgatgatttttctcttgaatataacttgtgatattttttatataaatcatcattttgatttctcgacattcgatacatgagattttattataaatcaaaatttctcattaatcgatcttctacgattttacttgctattctaggagattttctaaatgaatcatgatttttccttgtgagttcttgcagttattacttgatttttcttttaaaacaagatctcttctttgtactcgtatgatttttcttgatattttatttaaagaagatatttactatatgaatcatgtcttttggtattcaaatgattttatccttcatgacatgatttctttgtatttatggcttgcatggcttgaaatgttttggtataatgcatgcaatgatgaaatattcataaagttaaaatgatgtatgcaatacttatgataatgatgtacatgatgtatttattgcatatgatgtgtatcatgaatgctttaaatgatgaatgtttggtatcatgatcaacatgttgataaatgcttaaaaattttaatgtttgagtatcatgtatgatatgcttattaatgatgattgatttatttttctgtatcatgcatgaaaaataaggttattgaaattgtgtatgttttaatttgaatatataatgatgcacaaataagaatgatacttacctttgtcataatatgaaaattgatataagagtcttcccttctttttgacaatgacaaagggggagcaagaatttctaacgtggacatcatgaaaagaggtaaactaactagcttgcacaattcaagatgaaagcaaaaattgcacttctcaaaagagaagatgcaaatgtaacatttgccaaattgtttgcatgtctcatgtaaaacattatctcttgctagtttgacatttttgctagcttgtatgttgcaaaacttgatcactttttcaaacattttgctagcttacactttgcaaagaaagcaaaaatgacacttctagaagaaagagcttgttattttgaacatcactagcttgcctatcttaagaagcaaaacttgcaacttgcacattgcaataggaagcaagaattatgagcttacacaagaaagctatcttgcatttgctttcaaaatttttgctagcttgtatattgtgaaacttacatgtcGTAAAAATTgtgagcttgtagtctaaagagaagcaaaaagttactatctcaaaagaagcaaatgtgctatcttgcctatcttaagaggcaaaaatgctaacttgcacatctagcaaaacttgacaaatttgcatatttcaagaagcaagagttgctttcttgaacatctcaatattgctagcttgcatgatgtagaacttgctatcttgaacattaccaaaagtgctatcttgtatgctgtaaaacttgcatatctaaaacttgatagcttaaatgtcctaaacatgatgcattacttgttaaattttctagcttcaaaactgcatgatgataaaacttaatattatgtttttcatgcaatgagttgaacttatattacaaacacaaagaatagttgtacttctcctttttgttgatgacattagcGTCGAGTCGATATCGCTTTGAGATGATGGTGTAGTTGAGGTACCTAATCCACAAGATGCTTAGTAGGATGTGACTTATCGTATGATTATCCACATGTCAATCTCTCGAGAATTTATTTCTTGATGTTGCTAGGGTCTAAAGTTTAGCACCTAGTAATATAATGTacaattggagcatgattgaagGCCTTATTTAGGCTAAAATTGGGCTTCATCTTATATAAGATGTGAGTGAGTCTCAAGTTGAAGTAAGACACATTGGGTAGTCATGGGCTTTCTGAGAAACATGCAAAGCCGAGATCGCTTACGTCTCAGCCCAAGATGTTATCCATTAACACTCACAATTTTCCTATCataatcttcttcttggttggttaatTATACTCTCACACCATtttatgaacaaaaaaaaaatgcaattctTGGTTTGAGTATCGATAAAATTTGGTcacaatttttaatatatatatatatatatatatgtaaaaaaatatttacttgtaATCATAGCTTGACACAGGACGACGGTCAAACCATAGCCAACAGTGCAGTCACGAGCAAACCTAAGCTACTCACTTGAAGTCAGACATTTTTATGTAGACTGATGTACAGTGAGTCATGCTAATCCAAACATCATCAATAACATGGGTGGCTTCTCCAATGAACTTCGTTGGGtgtggaaaagaaaagaaaaaaatctattaaTCGAAAATATATTCCCAATGAGCTTAGTCGATTGTGCATCGTATTACTTTCTATTATTCAAAAATGTTAACATGTTTTATTCTAGACCGTTTAAGAAGTTATCGATGCTAACGGTGACATACGTTATTATGGTTTTGATTTCAACACAATAATAAATGAAATTTTGTGATTTGAAGATTTCAAGAATTCTTTTCTTCgatggaaatatttttttttgaaatataaaatGCTCGTCGATTAAACAAACTCGTAAATCAAATTTTACGATAAGCAGAAGGATTATTTGTTTGAGCTTtctaaaaagacatatcgatctcAACATAGAACGCTTATTTTTAGTTGGCACGAAAACAGGACACATGCGAATAGCTTCTTCCTCATCCTCGTGCTTGATCATGGTGCGATGCATAATGGATCAACTGTGTCACGTTGGCATAAGATGAGCCTCCTACTTCCATTGCCTCCTTGGCCTTCCTCCCCAGCTCTCTTGCTCTCTCCCGTCTCCCTTCTCCTTTCTCGCCTCCGTCCATCAGTCGCGAGATCGCCTTCTCTATCTCTTCTGCGCCTACGTGGGCGTCGGGCACCGTCACGCCCACCGCCACTCCGGTTCGCTGAACGTCCACGATCAGCCTCTCATTAATGTACTGGTCGCTGCTGAAGTGAGGCCATGTCGCCATCGGCACGCCCTCCGACACCGCCTCCACCACCGAGTTCCATCCGCAGTGTGTCACGAATCCTCCGATCGCCGGGTGCGACAAGATCGCCGCCTGAGGCGCCCATCCCTTGATGATAAGTCCCTTGTCACCGACCCTCTCCTGGAAGCCGGCGCCCGACAACCACTTCTCCACCTCAGGGGACGAcgcatcgacctccttgatcacccaAAGGAAGGCCCGGCCGGATGCTTCCAGCCCACGCCCTATCTCCAGTACCTGAGCCGGGCTTTGGCGGACGATGCTGCCGAAGCTGACATAGACGACAGACCTCGGCGCCTTCTCGTCGAGCCAGCGAAGGATTCGATGTTTGTCCACGGACGCCTTGTTCCCTCTCGCGGCCTTGTCGTCCGGATCCTTGTTCGACAGCGACAGTGGCCCGATCGTCCAAACCTTCTTCCCCTTCGCCTCTCTGCTGTAGCACTCGACGTATgtggcctccaaggcttcaaacgtGTTGATCACGAACCCATCCGCGGCCGTCTCCGCCTCCCAGAACTCCTCGCGGAACTTTTCCCACCCCGGCATGGTGATGAACCACGCCATCTGGGCCATGCTGACCTCGAGCCGGTGAGGCAAGCCGGGCACGTCAAAAGGCTCGAACGGGTCACCGATCCGCTCGTAGATCTTGTGCCGTAGGATCATGCGTACGCACAGCATATTCAAGCAGGAGGGGCCGTGGAAGAGGAGATATGGCATCCGGAGCTCCTCGGCAACTCCCTTCGTCCAAGGATTACATGAGTCAGCGATCATGCACGTCGGGGGTTGCCGCTGGGCTCGAAGGTGCTGCGTAAGGGGGTGACGGAGAAGGCATGTGGCGTCGTGAAACTGTTTTATCAATTCATAAGAAGGCAGCAGGTCGATTCTCTCGCACCCTTGGGGAAGTCCCGCTTCGGCGCAAGGGAAGGTAAGCTCGACGAACTCGACCGCGATGCCGGCTCGCCTGACGCGGCTGACGACGGCCTCGGTCCTGGCAACGTTGACGGGGGTGGTGATGAAGCTGACGCGGGCGCCTCGCTCGGCGAGGAGGACGGCCATGTCGGCCATGGGGATCATGTGCCCCTGCGCCAGGAAGAGAACCAACACGAAGTGAGGCCTCGTCTTGCTTTCGCCATTACTGGCGGTCGGCGCGTGGTGGTGTTGCATGACGAGAACTAGAGAGCGCTGATGCGACTCAGAGCTGACATACACACCCGCATATGTAGAGTGAGATTCGTTGACCACCGAGTGAGCGGCTGTCGTTGGCAAACGGTGAACAGTAAACTGTGGCAAAGCAAAATCAACTGAGGAGAAGGTTGAGAAGAAGTTATGGGGAGCGAGAGGAACATGGAGGCCACCGTGTTTGACGACAATCTTACAGTAAGCTCGTGGGTTGTCAGACCTGCCTTCTTTGTTGCCATGATCGCCACGGCGATGTGGATCTCATGGGCACTCACTGCATCGGGGGCTTGTCCCAGTCTCAATACCGAAACGACGTCTCAATACCGTTTAGACGAGAAGAGAACCCAG
The DNA window shown above is from Musa acuminata AAA Group cultivar baxijiao chromosome BXJ2-4, Cavendish_Baxijiao_AAA, whole genome shotgun sequence and carries:
- the LOC135609189 gene encoding UDP-glycosyltransferase 73E1-like; this encodes MQHHHAPTASNGESKTRPHFVLVLFLAQGHMIPMADMAVLLAERGARVSFITTPVNVARTEAVVSRVRRAGIAVEFVELTFPCAEAGLPQGCERIDLLPSYELIKQFHDATCLLRHPLTQHLRAQRQPPTCMIADSCNPWTKGVAEELRMPYLLFHGPSCLNMLCVRMILRHKIYERIGDPFEPFDVPGLPHRLEVSMAQMAWFITMPGWEKFREEFWEAETAADGFVINTFEALEATYVECYSREAKGKKVWTIGPLSLSNKDPDDKAARGNKASVDKHRILRWLDEKAPRSVVYVSFGSIVRQSPAQVLEIGRGLEASGRAFLWVIKEVDASSPEVEKWLSGAGFQERVGDKGLIIKGWAPQAAILSHPAIGGFVTHCGWNSVVEAVSEGVPMATWPHFSSDQYINERLIVDVQRTGVAVGVTVPDAHVGAEEIEKAISRLMDGGEKGEGRRERARELGRKAKEAMEVGGSSYANVTQLIHYASHHDQARG